The Skermanella pratensis genome has a window encoding:
- the pqqD gene encoding pyrroloquinoline quinone biosynthesis peptide chaperone PqqD: protein MATITEESVPRLPRHVKFRFDQAREAWVVLAPEKVFMPDEIAVEVLKRCDGDTTLKDIIDDLARTFEAERDVVAADVVAMLQDLSDKGIITT from the coding sequence ATGGCGACGATCACCGAGGAAAGCGTGCCGCGACTGCCGCGGCACGTGAAGTTCCGGTTCGACCAGGCCCGCGAGGCGTGGGTCGTGCTAGCCCCGGAAAAAGTCTTCATGCCCGACGAAATCGCGGTCGAGGTCCTGAAACGCTGCGACGGGGATACCACCTTGAAGGACATCATCGACGATCTGGCGCGGACCTTCGAGGCGGAACGCGACGTGGTCGCCGCCGACGTGGTCGCCATGCTCCAGGATCTGTCCGACAAGGGGATCATCACGACATGA
- the pqqE gene encoding pyrroloquinoline quinone biosynthesis protein PqqE, which translates to MNALSPSPAKDSTGKAPPAPPLALLAELTHRCPLQCPYCSNPVELERSGAELDTATWKRVLTEAAELGILQVHFSGGEPTVRKDLAELIRHAAKLGCYTNLITSGVLLDAARLKELYDAGLDHVQLSFQDTDVGSAERIGNFAGAQARKLEVARLTREAGLPLTVNAVVHRHNLGRLEEMIQLALDLGAERLEVAHVQYYGWALKNRAALLPTREQLDRATEVVTKARERLKGRLMIDYVVPDYYAKRPKSCMGGWGRQFLNVSPAGKVLPCHAAESITGLEFDRVQDRPLGEIWRNSAAFQAYRGTDWMPETCRTCDRREIDWGGCRCQAFALTGKADAVDPACGLSPFHDEIFALAEREAGAAPPPFVYRRIGGA; encoded by the coding sequence ATGAACGCCCTCTCGCCGTCTCCCGCGAAGGACAGCACCGGCAAGGCCCCTCCGGCGCCGCCGCTGGCGCTGCTGGCCGAGCTGACCCACCGCTGCCCGCTGCAATGCCCCTACTGCTCCAACCCGGTGGAGCTGGAACGCTCCGGCGCGGAGCTGGACACGGCGACCTGGAAGCGGGTCCTGACCGAGGCGGCGGAGCTGGGCATCCTTCAGGTCCATTTCTCCGGCGGCGAGCCGACCGTGCGGAAGGACCTGGCGGAACTGATCCGGCATGCGGCCAAGCTCGGCTGCTACACCAACCTGATCACCTCCGGCGTCCTGCTCGACGCGGCCCGGCTGAAGGAACTGTACGACGCCGGGCTGGACCACGTGCAGCTCAGCTTCCAGGATACCGACGTCGGCAGCGCCGAGCGGATCGGCAATTTCGCGGGCGCCCAGGCCCGCAAGCTGGAGGTCGCGCGCCTGACCCGCGAGGCGGGACTGCCGCTGACCGTCAACGCCGTCGTCCACCGGCACAATCTCGGCCGGCTGGAGGAGATGATCCAGCTCGCCCTCGACCTGGGAGCGGAACGGCTGGAAGTCGCCCATGTCCAGTATTATGGCTGGGCGCTGAAGAACCGCGCGGCGCTGCTGCCGACCCGCGAGCAGCTCGACCGCGCGACCGAGGTGGTGACCAAGGCGCGGGAGCGGCTGAAGGGCCGGCTGATGATCGACTACGTCGTCCCGGACTACTACGCCAAGCGCCCGAAATCCTGCATGGGCGGCTGGGGCCGCCAGTTCCTCAACGTGTCGCCGGCCGGCAAGGTGCTGCCCTGCCACGCCGCCGAGAGCATCACCGGGCTGGAGTTCGACCGCGTCCAGGACCGCCCTCTGGGAGAGATCTGGCGGAACTCCGCGGCGTTCCAGGCCTACCGGGGCACCGATTGGATGCCCGAGACCTGCCGGACCTGCGACCGCCGCGAGATCGACTGGGGCGGCTGCCGCTGCCAGGCCTTCGCGCTGACCGGCAAGGCCGACGCGGTCGACCCGGCCTGCGGGCTGTCGCCGTTCCACGACGAGATCTTCGCCCTGGCGGAACGGGAAGCGGGCGCCGCTCCCCCGCCCTTCGTCTACCGCCGCATCGGTGGGGCTTGA